The following are encoded in a window of Nitrospira sp. genomic DNA:
- a CDS encoding MbtH family protein, whose product MNNEEREDTTVYKVVMNHEEQYSIWPSYRENPLGWKDAGKTGLKAECLAYIAEVWTDMRPLSLRKWMDEQAKTEKTASSC is encoded by the coding sequence ATGAACAACGAAGAACGTGAAGACACAACCGTGTACAAGGTCGTCATGAATCATGAAGAGCAATACTCGATCTGGCCGTCCTATCGCGAGAACCCGTTGGGCTGGAAAGACGCTGGAAAGACGGGTCTCAAAGCCGAATGTCTGGCCTATATCGCAGAGGTATGGACCGACATGCGGCCGTTAAGTTTGAGGAAATGGATGGACGAACAAGCAAAAACAGAGAAGACGGCGTCCTCATGTTGA
- a CDS encoding penicillin acylase family protein: protein MKRIVRLSVVAVLVLAFGIGYAVMMIRASLPILDGKIEVNTVQETVVVTWDAYGIPTITAESRTDAIRALGYVTARDRLFQMDLLRRSAAGRLAEVFGKAMRDTDIKQRTFGFNGTARAIAARLPFDQREVLDAYAEGVNDYLAHKSTLPFEFLLLGYDPDPWKAEDSLLILLEMFHVLSGTDEEERMKTVMAASLPPEVVAFFVPERDPYTDALLGRQAGSSSTIPVRGLTSLRKSPDQMQAHRTSMVRFGKSGLGSNAWAVRGTKTADGRSILANDMHLDLTVPNIWYRTQLRYEQVDLSGVAVPGIPVVVAGTNGFVAWGVTNVEGDFLDLVRLEINPVNTNEYRTSEGWTRFTTRREVIKVKGGQDSVAEVRETIWGPVSQDDLMNEPVAIRWTALDPEAVDLGQLAMDRVRSVDEAVMVMTGAGGPANNVILADRAGHIAWTYTGKIPVRHGFDGSVSLSWADGRRSWSGYVPPAAVPKIMDPPSGFIVSANHRMSADTSPYVVGHSFANGYRAFRISQRLEAMKNIREQDLFELQLDSRTQLYEFYWRLALESLTDKAIHGKASLVNARHALEGWNGKADASSQGFALVIRFRQVLSRSVFTPFLSFCQERDARFSYDGDLDTPLRQLLTAQIPELNPDPEHFSTWAAFLLNAVEQSVRELEEEYGAVSLTEMTWGHLNRVRMEHPLSGVLPGLGYMLNMPDEPASGCGQCIRVMQDGLGASQRLVVSPGHQDEGIHHMPGGQSGHPFSPHYRDQQSYWSHGMPLPFLAGTPVHTLTLVRYSRTA from the coding sequence ATGAAACGCATCGTTCGTCTCTCGGTCGTCGCCGTTCTCGTTCTGGCCTTTGGTATAGGCTACGCCGTGATGATGATTCGCGCCTCGCTGCCGATCTTGGACGGAAAGATAGAAGTGAATACGGTGCAAGAAACGGTTGTCGTCACCTGGGATGCCTACGGTATTCCGACGATTACAGCCGAATCACGCACAGACGCGATCCGGGCGTTGGGCTATGTCACCGCACGAGACCGCCTGTTTCAAATGGACCTCTTGCGGCGAAGCGCGGCCGGCAGGCTCGCCGAGGTTTTCGGGAAGGCCATGCGGGATACCGATATAAAGCAACGAACGTTTGGATTCAATGGCACAGCACGAGCCATCGCTGCGCGGCTGCCCTTCGATCAACGGGAGGTCCTCGATGCCTATGCTGAAGGAGTGAACGACTATTTGGCTCACAAGAGCACGCTTCCATTCGAATTTCTGCTGCTTGGATATGACCCTGATCCTTGGAAGGCCGAAGACAGTCTGCTCATCCTCCTGGAAATGTTTCATGTGCTGAGTGGAACCGATGAAGAGGAGCGCATGAAGACCGTGATGGCGGCGTCACTGCCTCCCGAGGTCGTCGCGTTTTTTGTTCCGGAGAGGGATCCCTACACGGATGCGTTGTTGGGTAGACAGGCGGGCTCTTCCTCGACGATCCCAGTCCGTGGCTTGACGTCCCTGCGGAAGTCTCCCGATCAGATGCAGGCGCACCGGACCAGCATGGTTCGATTCGGCAAAAGCGGATTGGGCTCGAATGCATGGGCGGTGCGTGGTACCAAAACGGCCGACGGTCGATCCATTCTCGCGAATGACATGCATCTGGATCTGACCGTGCCCAACATTTGGTACCGCACCCAGCTGCGATACGAACAGGTCGATCTGAGTGGCGTCGCGGTGCCGGGCATTCCGGTCGTCGTCGCCGGTACGAACGGTTTTGTCGCGTGGGGTGTGACGAACGTCGAAGGAGATTTTCTAGACCTCGTACGCTTGGAGATTAATCCCGTCAATACCAATGAATACAGGACTTCGGAAGGCTGGACTCGGTTCACGACGAGGCGGGAAGTCATCAAAGTGAAGGGCGGTCAGGATTCCGTGGCGGAGGTGAGAGAGACAATTTGGGGACCAGTCTCACAGGACGATCTAATGAATGAGCCGGTAGCAATTCGCTGGACTGCCCTCGATCCTGAAGCGGTTGATCTTGGTCAACTTGCAATGGATCGAGTCCGGTCGGTGGACGAGGCCGTCATGGTGATGACCGGTGCCGGTGGGCCTGCAAACAATGTCATTCTCGCCGACCGTGCCGGTCATATCGCCTGGACATACACCGGCAAGATTCCAGTGCGTCACGGATTTGATGGGTCGGTCAGCTTGTCATGGGCGGACGGTCGGAGGAGTTGGTCGGGATATGTGCCTCCAGCTGCGGTACCGAAAATCATGGATCCCCCCTCGGGGTTTATCGTCAGCGCGAATCATCGCATGTCGGCTGACACATCCCCCTATGTCGTCGGGCATTCGTTTGCCAACGGATATCGTGCATTCAGAATCTCGCAGCGTCTCGAAGCGATGAAGAATATTCGCGAGCAGGACCTGTTTGAATTGCAATTAGATTCGAGGACCCAACTGTACGAATTCTATTGGCGACTCGCTCTGGAGTCGTTGACGGACAAAGCAATTCACGGCAAGGCTTCCCTCGTGAACGCTCGGCACGCCCTTGAGGGATGGAATGGGAAGGCCGACGCCTCTAGCCAGGGTTTTGCGCTGGTGATCCGTTTTCGCCAAGTGCTCTCGCGCTCCGTGTTCACCCCTTTCCTGTCCTTCTGTCAGGAGCGAGACGCGCGGTTCAGCTATGACGGTGACCTCGATACTCCATTGCGCCAGCTGCTCACGGCGCAGATTCCAGAGCTCAACCCTGATCCCGAACACTTTTCCACCTGGGCAGCGTTTCTCTTGAACGCAGTGGAGCAGAGTGTCCGGGAATTGGAAGAGGAGTATGGTGCGGTCTCTTTGACCGAGATGACCTGGGGACATCTGAATCGTGTACGGATGGAGCATCCCCTCAGTGGAGTGCTGCCGGGACTGGGTTACATGCTCAATATGCCGGATGAACCTGCGTCCGGATGCGGGCAATGCATTCGGGTGATGCAGGATGGCCTCGGAGCAAGCCAACGGCTCGTGGTGTCTCCCGGCCATCAGGACGAAGGCATTCACCATATGCCCGGTGGACAGTCCGGGCATCCATTCTCACCGCACTATCGGGATCAGCAATCGTACTGGAGTCATGGGATGCCACTCCCATTCTTGGCCGGAACCCCAGTCCATACGTTGACGTTGGTTCGTTATTCACGAACGGCATAG
- a CDS encoding thioesterase, with translation MLTVSCSTKWMVTHRQVSSGMRLICFPYAGGGASIFRSWGQDSMLSGVEVCAVQFPGREARITECPVDDVRQLVPLLREGLEPYLDRPFAFFGHSIGALVSFELARELRRTRYPEPCHLFVSGCPAPHLPHSERMWDLPEDEFLARLRRFNGTPPEVLNHPELMDMILPTIRADFALRDRYVYREEPPLNCSITAFGGMSDQHVSGADLRAWRQHTRERFQLWLFQGDHFFLRSAQETLLETVFSRLATEGMI, from the coding sequence ATGTTGACGGTTTCGTGCTCGACCAAGTGGATGGTCACTCATCGGCAGGTCAGCTCGGGCATGCGGTTGATTTGTTTCCCGTACGCAGGCGGGGGCGCGTCCATATTCCGAAGCTGGGGTCAAGATTCAATGCTGTCCGGTGTGGAAGTGTGTGCCGTTCAGTTTCCAGGACGGGAGGCGAGGATTACAGAATGTCCGGTCGATGACGTGCGGCAACTTGTGCCTCTGCTGCGGGAGGGATTGGAACCGTACCTGGATCGCCCGTTTGCGTTTTTCGGTCACAGTATCGGTGCGCTGGTGAGTTTTGAATTGGCCCGTGAGTTGCGGCGTACCCGGTATCCTGAGCCATGCCATCTCTTCGTCTCGGGATGTCCCGCTCCGCATCTCCCTCATTCCGAACGGATGTGGGATCTGCCTGAGGACGAATTCCTTGCGCGCTTGCGTCGGTTCAACGGGACGCCACCTGAAGTTCTGAATCATCCGGAACTGATGGACATGATACTTCCCACCATTCGTGCGGACTTTGCGCTCCGAGATCGCTATGTCTACAGGGAGGAGCCGCCGTTGAACTGTTCTATCACCGCGTTCGGCGGGATGAGCGACCAGCATGTGAGCGGAGCCGACTTGAGAGCCTGGCGGCAGCATACTCGTGAGCGATTTCAATTATGGTTGTTTCAAGGAGACCACTTTTTTCTAAGGAGCGCACAAGAGACCTTGCTTGAAACGGTGTTCTCCAGGTTAGCCACCGAGGGGATGATCTGA
- a CDS encoding cyclic peptide export ABC transporter, translating into MSLLRFLYRNSWRLVVLSMVAGLISGLASAGIIALINSALAESERTVALGVGFLAGVLLVVVTKAFSEVVLTRLGQDIIAQLRLHISEQILRAPLRHIQELGRHRLMAALNEDTDVIAQAYVQIPLICVNGATVVGCLAYLGWLSWPMLAFVLGFMAFGAVSFHAQEKRALHSFKQARETNDTLFRHFQSILEGIKELKLHRERRQAFLATALRPTVTAYKRDFVEGMTVYAVATNWGMFLFYAVIGLVLFVFPDWLALTPQAIAGSTLVLLYMMGPFSQIVETLPNVGRADVALEKVEALGLSLATASTQDQIEKRERIGTTATGGPVLNAGWNRIELEGVTHRYYRENEEGSFYLGPIELSFTPGELVFLVGGNGSGKTTLALLLLGLYAPESGAIRLDGVPIDEVNRENYRQLFSAVFSDYHLFDTLFGLHQIGLDRQAREYVDRLQLREKVQIRDGEFSTQSLSQGQRKRLALLTAYLEDRPFYVFDEWAADQDPVFRRVFYMELLPELKARGKTALVITHDDQYFAVADRCLRMDLGKITPVTEAVGALQ; encoded by the coding sequence ATGAGTTTGCTCCGATTTTTATACCGTAATTCCTGGCGTCTCGTCGTGCTCTCCATGGTCGCCGGATTGATCAGCGGTCTCGCCAGCGCAGGAATCATTGCCTTGATCAACTCGGCTCTGGCGGAGAGCGAGCGCACGGTCGCTCTCGGAGTAGGTTTTCTTGCAGGCGTCCTCCTCGTGGTCGTGACGAAAGCCTTTTCGGAAGTCGTCCTGACGAGGCTGGGCCAGGACATCATCGCGCAGTTGCGGCTGCATATCAGTGAACAGATTCTTCGTGCTCCTCTCCGGCACATCCAGGAACTCGGGCGACATCGATTAATGGCCGCACTCAACGAAGATACGGATGTCATCGCACAGGCCTATGTGCAGATTCCGTTGATTTGCGTCAACGGTGCGACGGTGGTCGGGTGCCTGGCCTATCTCGGGTGGCTTTCATGGCCTATGTTGGCCTTCGTGCTCGGCTTCATGGCCTTCGGCGCCGTTTCGTTTCACGCACAGGAAAAACGGGCTCTCCACTCGTTCAAGCAGGCTCGAGAAACGAACGACACGCTTTTCCGTCATTTTCAATCGATCCTCGAAGGGATCAAAGAGCTCAAGCTTCACCGTGAACGGCGGCAGGCCTTTCTCGCCACGGCCCTTAGGCCGACCGTGACCGCCTACAAGCGAGACTTTGTCGAAGGCATGACGGTGTATGCCGTCGCGACCAACTGGGGCATGTTTCTGTTCTATGCGGTCATCGGGCTCGTTCTATTCGTCTTTCCTGATTGGCTCGCGCTGACTCCTCAGGCAATCGCCGGGTCGACACTCGTGCTCCTGTATATGATGGGGCCTTTTTCGCAGATCGTCGAAACGCTTCCCAATGTCGGCCGCGCTGATGTCGCGCTGGAAAAAGTCGAGGCATTGGGATTGTCGCTGGCAACGGCTTCCACACAGGACCAGATCGAAAAACGCGAAAGGATCGGGACAACCGCCACGGGTGGTCCGGTTCTCAACGCCGGCTGGAATCGGATCGAGCTGGAGGGCGTGACGCATCGCTATTACCGGGAAAATGAAGAGGGGAGTTTTTATCTTGGTCCGATCGAACTCAGCTTTACTCCGGGTGAACTGGTATTCCTCGTCGGCGGCAACGGCAGTGGAAAAACGACGCTGGCTCTGCTCCTGCTGGGTCTCTATGCTCCCGAATCGGGGGCGATTCGTCTTGACGGTGTTCCGATCGACGAAGTCAATCGTGAGAACTATCGCCAGCTCTTCTCCGCGGTGTTTTCGGATTATCATTTGTTTGACACGTTGTTCGGCTTGCATCAGATCGGCCTTGATCGCCAGGCACGCGAATATGTGGATCGTCTGCAGCTTCGCGAGAAAGTGCAGATCAGAGACGGAGAGTTCTCCACCCAATCCCTGTCACAAGGACAACGCAAGCGCCTCGCATTGTTGACCGCCTATCTCGAAGACCGTCCGTTCTATGTGTTCGACGAGTGGGCAGCGGATCAGGATCCGGTGTTTCGTAGGGTCTTCTACATGGAATTGTTGCCGGAATTGAAGGCCCGCGGAAAGACGGCGCTCGTCATTACCCATGATGATCAGTACTTTGCCGTCGCAGATCGATGTCTCCGAATGGACCTTGGGAAGATTACCCCTGTGACGGAGGCGGTGGGCGCATTGCAGTAA
- a CDS encoding diaminobutyrate--2-oxoglutarate transaminase, producing the protein MAVHVDEMRKKFPTKPHSVVEDREQNPYLNRQAERESNARSYPRRLPLALSKAKGIYVQDTDGRTYIDCLAGAGALTLGHNHPVVLEAIHQLLEEGVPFQTLDLTTPVKDRFVDALFGALPKAFAEEARIQFCGPAGADAVEAAVKLVKTATGRRTILSFHGAYHGMTHGGMALTGHLAPKAAISGLMPDVQFLPYPYEYRCPFGVGGEEGQRLSSTYIERLLDDPNSGVVSPAGVILEVVQGEGGVIPSPDAWLRDIRRITKDRNIPLIIDEIQTGLGRTGSLFAFERAGIIPDVVILSKAIGGGLPLSVVVYRAELDQWQPGAHAGTFRGNQMAMAAGAATIEFVRTHRLDQHAQIMGERLLLHLRQAQASLRSFGDVRGRGLMIGVEIVDTNGCPDARDVYPAAPELARKIQAQALSRGLILELGGRNGCVVRFLSPLTVTEEEVDTIASIFYEAARAAEQGSR; encoded by the coding sequence ATGGCTGTCCATGTGGATGAGATGAGGAAGAAATTCCCGACGAAGCCCCACTCGGTCGTGGAGGATAGAGAGCAAAACCCATATTTAAATCGACAGGCAGAGCGAGAGTCGAACGCCCGCAGTTACCCCAGACGGTTACCCTTGGCGCTCAGCAAAGCCAAAGGTATCTACGTGCAGGATACCGATGGGCGCACCTACATCGATTGTCTTGCCGGAGCCGGCGCGTTGACGTTGGGGCATAACCATCCGGTCGTACTGGAAGCCATCCACCAACTGTTGGAAGAGGGCGTCCCCTTTCAGACGCTGGATCTGACCACGCCGGTGAAAGACCGCTTTGTCGATGCGCTGTTCGGCGCATTGCCGAAAGCGTTCGCGGAGGAGGCGCGGATCCAGTTCTGCGGTCCGGCCGGAGCCGACGCGGTGGAGGCTGCAGTCAAACTGGTGAAGACGGCAACAGGACGCCGAACAATCCTCTCGTTTCACGGCGCCTACCATGGGATGACGCACGGAGGGATGGCGCTCACCGGCCATCTGGCGCCGAAAGCCGCCATCAGCGGTTTGATGCCGGATGTCCAGTTTCTTCCATACCCATACGAGTATCGTTGCCCGTTCGGTGTGGGCGGCGAGGAGGGCCAGCGCCTCTCCAGTACCTATATCGAACGGTTGCTGGATGACCCCAACAGCGGTGTCGTGTCACCGGCGGGTGTCATTCTGGAAGTGGTTCAGGGAGAAGGAGGGGTGATTCCTTCACCCGATGCGTGGCTCCGGGACATTCGTCGAATTACCAAAGATCGCAACATCCCGTTGATCATTGATGAGATTCAGACCGGACTAGGACGAACCGGCTCATTATTTGCGTTCGAACGTGCCGGAATCATTCCCGATGTGGTGATCTTGTCGAAGGCGATCGGCGGTGGGCTGCCGTTGAGTGTGGTTGTGTACCGAGCCGAGTTGGATCAGTGGCAACCGGGAGCCCATGCCGGCACCTTTCGCGGAAACCAGATGGCCATGGCGGCAGGTGCCGCGACGATAGAGTTTGTCAGAACCCATCGCCTCGATCAGCACGCGCAGATCATGGGAGAGCGTCTCCTGTTGCATCTGCGTCAAGCCCAGGCGTCTCTGCGGAGTTTCGGCGACGTGCGTGGTCGTGGCTTGATGATCGGGGTTGAGATTGTCGACACCAACGGGTGTCCGGATGCCAGAGACGTCTACCCTGCCGCTCCGGAGCTTGCGCGAAAGATACAGGCGCAAGCCCTCAGTCGTGGCTTGATCCTCGAACTGGGCGGGCGTAACGGATGTGTGGTGCGCTTTTTGTCGCCGCTGACCGTGACGGAGGAAGAGGTGGACACAATCGCATCCATTTTCTATGAAGCGGCTCGAGCAGCGGAGCAAGGTTCACGTTGA
- a CDS encoding 4'-phosphopantetheinyl transferase superfamily protein yields MNGDVHIWCADMRERWLESVLHGLLSEEERIRASRFAFEEDRRRYVHAHGFLRMLLGRYLDCSPTSLQFMVGPNGKPCLLSKDETMRFNLSHARALVLCAFSRDREVGVDVEWRDHELSWRDVASYTCSKREQAILASMNGPAQIDTFYSWWTLKEAYVKAVGAGLTLPLNRIDVAGKCEWPVVDPADGDLRDPRWALFTLPLWSGYAGALVTEGRDAKILCFQWRWDSAAVPVIESATSCGERKDYHAHQS; encoded by the coding sequence ATGAATGGAGACGTACATATCTGGTGCGCCGACATGCGCGAGCGATGGCTGGAATCCGTTCTGCATGGGTTATTGAGCGAAGAGGAGCGGATTCGCGCATCGCGTTTTGCGTTTGAGGAAGATCGTCGCCGGTATGTTCACGCACACGGTTTTCTCAGGATGTTGCTCGGGCGCTATCTCGACTGTTCGCCGACGTCTCTCCAATTCATGGTTGGTCCCAACGGGAAACCGTGTCTACTTTCAAAGGATGAGACGATGCGTTTCAATCTTTCTCATGCGCGGGCTCTCGTGCTCTGTGCCTTTTCGCGGGACCGAGAGGTTGGGGTTGATGTGGAATGGCGCGATCATGAATTGTCCTGGCGCGACGTCGCTTCGTACACCTGTTCGAAACGGGAGCAGGCAATATTGGCCTCAATGAATGGGCCGGCGCAAATCGATACGTTCTATTCCTGGTGGACGCTCAAGGAGGCTTACGTCAAGGCGGTTGGAGCCGGCCTGACATTACCGTTGAATCGAATCGATGTGGCCGGAAAGTGTGAGTGGCCGGTCGTGGATCCTGCCGACGGTGATTTGAGAGATCCTCGTTGGGCTCTATTCACCCTTCCCTTGTGGTCAGGGTATGCCGGAGCACTGGTGACTGAAGGTCGTGATGCAAAGATCCTGTGTTTCCAATGGCGGTGGGATTCAGCAGCGGTCCCGGTGATCGAATCAGCCACGAGCTGCGGAGAACGGAAGGATTATCATGCACACCAATCATGA